GGGCAGGCGCTGCAATCCCTCCTTGCCGATCACAACGATTGTCGCAACCTCGGCGCCGACCACGATGACAATCGCCGCCACGAGCGTCAGTATGAAGTTCCTGAGCGCTTTCATCGCTGCACCTCTTCGCGAAGGCGGCGCACGTGCCGCCCGGTGGCCACCTCGTCGATGAGCTTCTGCTCCCAGCCGGCCAGCGCCTTGTCGTAGGCGCGTCGATCGCTCTCCTCGATCTTCTCGAGCACCTTGACGTCGCGCTTGGCCTCAACGAGTTCGATGCGTTTCGCCTCGATCTGCGCGTCCCAGCGCACGAGCTGCTCTTCGACGCATCGGATGTCATCGGCAAGCTTGAGGAAATAGCGCGCGAGCCCGGCGAGATCGCTCAGTGTCTCGTGCGCCTCAGCCCGCCCTGCGAGTTCGCACTGGCGGTCAAGCAGCTCACCCTGCACGGCGAACAGCTTCCGCTCATCCTGGAGCCGCTGCGCCATGAGCGCTGCCAGCTCGTTCTTCTTCACGTCCTCGCCGTGGCGCCTCATCTCAAGCACCCGCTGGAATCGAAACACAAACCGTTTCACGCCCGGTCTCCCGCAGCCGAGGCGATGGCGCTCTCACTGCCGATGAGTTCGATGAGCCCGTGCACGGCCGTGCGCAGCTCGCAGGTCTCCTCAATGTCCTGGCGTAGGAACGCCTCGATCTTCGGGATCATGGCGGTCGCGAGGTCGATCTCGCGGTTGCTCCCACGCTTGTACGCCCCGATGTTGATCAGGTCCTGGGCGCGCGCGTAGACGGCCACATGGTGCTGGACGCGCCGTGCCGCCTCAAGCTGCTCGCGCGGCACGATGTCGATCATGACGCGGCTGATGCTCTGGAGTACGTCGATGGCCGGGTAGTGGTTGCGCGCAGCGAGCTCGCGCGACAAGACGACGTGTCCGTCGAGAATCGCCCGTGCGTGGTCGGCCACCGGCTCGCTCATGTCGTCGCCCTCGACGAGCACGGTGTAAAGCCCCGTGATGCTGCCTTTGTCAGAGGTGCCGGCGCGCTCGAGCAGCCTGGGCAGCGCGGCGAACACCGACGGCGTGTAGCCCTTGGTCGTCGGTGGCTCGCCGACCGACAGCCCGACTTCACGCAGCGCCATCGCGTAGCGCGTCACCGAATCCATCATGAGCATGACGTCGCAGCCCTCGCTGCGGAAATGCTCGGCGATGGCCGCCACCGCGTGCGCACCCTTGATGCGCACAAGGGCCGGCTGGTCCGAGGTCGCCACGACGACGACGGAGCGCTTCAGCCCCTCCGCACCGAGGTCCTTCTCGAGGAACTCGCGCACCTCGCGGCCGCGCTCGCCGATAAGACCGATGACGTTGACGTCGGCCTCCGTCTGGCGCGCGATCATGCCGAGGAGCACGCTCTTGCCTACGCCGCTGCCGCTGAAGATCCCGAGGCGCTGGCCCCGGCCGCAGGTAAACACGGCGTCGATCGCGCGGATGCCCGTGCCGAGCGGTTCGCGGATGCGCCGCCGCACGAGGGGGTTGATCGGGTCGGCCTCGATCGGACACTCCGCCTCGGCGCCGAGCGGGCCTTTGCCGTCGATGGGCCGGCCCAGCCCATCAAGCACACGCCCGAGCAAGCGATGCCCGGCCGGCACGCGCAGCGGATGACCCGCAGCGACGACCTCGCTTCCCGGGTGGATGCCTTTCATATCGCCCAGCGGCATGAGCAGCGCCTTGCGGTCGCGGAACCCGACAACCTCGGCCGCCACCGGCGTGCCGCCCTCCGCCGTGACAAGGCACAGCTCGCCCACCGACACAGGCGGCCCATCGGCTTCGATGACGAGCCCGACAACGTGCGTCACGCGGCCGCGAAGCTGCAACGGACGGGCACGCGCCACGCGCGCGGCATATCGCTCAAGAATGGATGTCGTCACCGCATTCCCCCGCAATGCGCACGGTCTAGCCAAGTAACGCTTGGCGGAGTTGCTCGATCTGCTTGTCGAGCTGGGCGTCCACGATGCCCATGTTCGACTCGACGAGGCACCCGCACCGGCCCACAGTCGGGTCGTCGACGAACTCGACGCCCGCGGCGCCCGACAGGGCCGCGTCGAGTGGCCGCCCCCCGGCGCTCAGCGTCTCACGGTCGGCCGGGTTGACGCGCACGACGACGTGCTTTCGATCCATGCTCTGGCGCACGGCTTCGGCCACAAGCTCCGGCGTGACGCTCGACGTCTCGACCTCGCGCGCCAGCAC
This region of Verrucomicrobiota bacterium genomic DNA includes:
- the fliJ gene encoding flagellar export protein FliJ codes for the protein MKRFVFRFQRVLEMRRHGEDVKKNELAALMAQRLQDERKLFAVQGELLDRQCELAGRAEAHETLSDLAGLARYFLKLADDIRCVEEQLVRWDAQIEAKRIELVEAKRDVKVLEKIEESDRRAYDKALAGWEQKLIDEVATGRHVRRLREEVQR
- the fliI gene encoding flagellar protein export ATPase FliI, with the protein product MTTSILERYAARVARARPLQLRGRVTHVVGLVIEADGPPVSVGELCLVTAEGGTPVAAEVVGFRDRKALLMPLGDMKGIHPGSEVVAAGHPLRVPAGHRLLGRVLDGLGRPIDGKGPLGAEAECPIEADPINPLVRRRIREPLGTGIRAIDAVFTCGRGQRLGIFSGSGVGKSVLLGMIARQTEADVNVIGLIGERGREVREFLEKDLGAEGLKRSVVVVATSDQPALVRIKGAHAVAAIAEHFRSEGCDVMLMMDSVTRYAMALREVGLSVGEPPTTKGYTPSVFAALPRLLERAGTSDKGSITGLYTVLVEGDDMSEPVADHARAILDGHVVLSRELAARNHYPAIDVLQSISRVMIDIVPREQLEAARRVQHHVAVYARAQDLINIGAYKRGSNREIDLATAMIPKIEAFLRQDIEETCELRTAVHGLIELIGSESAIASAAGDRA